In one Streptomyces sp. NBC_00597 genomic region, the following are encoded:
- a CDS encoding response regulator has protein sequence MGRSEGVEVAKTRTRGLRATYSQVVPGVSGRVLVVDDNKVIRQLIKVNLELEGFEVVTANDGAECLDVVHRVCPDVITLDVVMPRLDGFGTAAQLRADPRTRHVPVAIVSACTQHEVESGIEAGVDAFLAKPFEPAELVRVVRRLVERKDRRERKGGAPAGRGRG, from the coding sequence ATGGGTCGCTCGGAGGGGGTGGAAGTGGCAAAAACCCGGACGCGGGGGCTTAGGGCGACCTACTCTCAAGTTGTGCCAGGCGTCTCGGGCCGGGTGCTTGTTGTCGACGACAACAAGGTCATCCGGCAGCTGATCAAGGTCAATCTCGAGCTGGAGGGCTTCGAGGTAGTGACCGCGAACGATGGTGCCGAGTGCCTGGACGTCGTGCACCGCGTGTGCCCCGATGTGATCACCCTTGATGTGGTCATGCCCCGGCTGGACGGGTTCGGGACCGCCGCGCAGCTGCGGGCCGATCCGCGGACGCGGCATGTGCCCGTCGCCATCGTCAGTGCCTGTACGCAGCACGAGGTGGAGTCCGGGATCGAGGCGGGGGTCGATGCGTTCCTCGCCAAGCCCTTCGAGCCCGCCGAGCTGGTGCGGGTCGTACGCCGGCTCGTCGAGCGCAAGGATCGGCGTGAGCGGAAGGGTGGCGCGCCGGCCGGGCGCGGGAGAGGGTAA
- the nrtL gene encoding ArgS-related anticodon-binding protein NrtL codes for MIPADLSRTVVRAVRCAVEDGELPARAGVPERVVVERTRPGGVGDYATPVAFQIAKSAGRPPLDVAGVLARRLGAVAGIERVEVTGPGFLNFVMDPVSVDALVREVQARGRRYGFSAAASVSIGSSSSSSASSGGLRARVVEEALLRIRATQGTGTGMGTGMGADAAAAVAAAAPHTAPVAKRDGDVVRLYGEDAARWAMLCVAPHECPSFSARLLVQDESSEFFRVRYAHARSRALVRNAARLGFGSGPGEVPDGGPLAQVLADYPLVLEAAAHRGAPEQVVRFLVRAADELLDFHYRVLPKGDEKPSAAHRARLALAEAAGTVLAGGLDLLGIAAPDCL; via the coding sequence GTGATCCCCGCCGACCTGTCCCGTACCGTCGTGCGCGCCGTGCGCTGCGCCGTCGAGGACGGGGAGCTGCCCGCCCGGGCGGGGGTGCCCGAGCGGGTCGTCGTCGAGCGGACCCGTCCCGGCGGGGTGGGGGACTACGCCACACCCGTGGCCTTCCAGATCGCCAAGAGCGCCGGACGCCCGCCCCTGGACGTCGCCGGGGTACTGGCCCGGCGGCTCGGCGCCGTTGCCGGGATCGAGCGGGTCGAGGTGACCGGTCCCGGGTTCCTCAACTTCGTGATGGACCCGGTGTCCGTCGACGCCCTCGTACGAGAAGTGCAGGCCCGCGGGCGCCGGTACGGGTTCAGCGCCGCAGCAAGCGTCAGCATCGGCTCCAGCTCCAGCTCCAGCGCCAGCTCCGGCGGGCTGCGCGCGCGGGTCGTCGAAGAGGCCCTGCTGAGGATCCGGGCCACTCAGGGCACAGGTACGGGCATGGGCACGGGCATGGGCGCCGATGCAGCAGCAGCCGTCGCCGCGGCCGCCCCCCACACCGCGCCCGTCGCCAAGCGCGACGGGGACGTCGTCCGGCTCTACGGGGAGGACGCCGCCCGCTGGGCCATGCTCTGCGTCGCGCCGCACGAGTGCCCCTCGTTCTCCGCCCGCCTGCTCGTCCAGGACGAGTCCAGCGAGTTCTTCCGCGTGCGGTACGCCCACGCCCGCAGCCGCGCGCTCGTGCGCAACGCCGCCCGCCTCGGGTTCGGGAGCGGGCCCGGCGAGGTCCCGGACGGCGGGCCGCTCGCGCAGGTCCTCGCCGATTACCCCCTCGTCCTTGAGGCCGCCGCGCACCGGGGGGCGCCGGAGCAGGTCGTCCGGTTCCTCGTGCGGGCCGCCGACGAGCTGCTCGACTTCCACTACCGCGTCCTGCCCAAGGGGGACGAGAAACCCTCGGCCGCCCACCGTGCCCGGCTGGCTCTTGCCGAAGCCGCCGGGACGGTGCTGGCCGGCGGCCTGGACCTGCTCGGCATAGCCGCACCCGACTGCCTGTGA